The proteins below come from a single Psychrobacter sp. FDAARGOS_221 genomic window:
- a CDS encoding methionine synthase, translating to MSLLLPTSTAGSLPKPSWLAEPEKLWSPWKLEGEQLTEAKQDALRVSLQEQINAGIDIVSDGEQTRQHFVTTFIEHLEGVDFEKRETVKIRDRYEASVPSVVGAVSRQKPVFVDDATFLRSQTDQPIKWALPGPMTMVDTLYDGHYKSREKLAWEFAKILNQEAKDLQAAGVDIIQFDEPAFNVFFDEVNDWGIAALERAIEGLTCETAVHICYGYGIKANTDWKKTLGSEWRQYEEVFPKLQQSQIDIVSLECINSRVPMDLIELIRGKKVMVGAIDVATNTIETPEQVADVLRKALQFVDADKLYPSTNCGMTPLSREVARNKLQALSAGSKIIRDELSA from the coding sequence ATGAGCTTATTATTACCCACATCGACTGCAGGCAGCTTACCGAAACCGAGTTGGTTGGCAGAGCCAGAAAAACTTTGGTCACCTTGGAAGCTTGAAGGTGAGCAATTAACTGAAGCCAAGCAAGATGCGCTACGTGTGTCGCTGCAAGAACAAATTAACGCTGGCATTGATATTGTTAGCGATGGCGAACAGACCCGCCAGCACTTTGTGACCACCTTTATTGAACACTTAGAAGGCGTCGACTTTGAAAAGCGTGAGACCGTTAAGATTCGTGATCGTTACGAAGCCAGTGTCCCGTCTGTTGTTGGCGCTGTTAGTCGTCAAAAGCCAGTATTCGTTGATGATGCTACCTTTTTGCGCTCGCAAACCGATCAGCCTATCAAGTGGGCACTACCCGGCCCGATGACCATGGTCGATACCCTCTATGATGGCCATTATAAGAGCCGTGAAAAACTGGCTTGGGAATTTGCCAAAATATTAAATCAAGAGGCCAAAGACCTACAAGCCGCAGGTGTTGATATTATTCAGTTTGACGAACCGGCGTTTAATGTGTTCTTTGACGAAGTCAATGACTGGGGTATTGCGGCTTTAGAACGTGCCATCGAAGGATTGACCTGTGAAACTGCGGTACATATTTGCTATGGTTATGGTATCAAAGCCAATACCGATTGGAAAAAGACGTTGGGCTCAGAGTGGCGTCAATACGAAGAGGTGTTCCCAAAGCTACAACAGTCACAAATTGATATTGTCTCACTTGAATGCATTAACTCACGTGTGCCAATGGATTTAATCGAACTGATTCGCGGCAAAAAAGTGATGGTTGGTGCTATTGATGTGGCAACCAATACCATCGAAACTCCTGAACAAGTGGCCGATGTACTGCGCAAAGCATTGCAATTTGTTGATGCTGATAAGCTGTATCCATCAACCAACTGTGGCATGACGCCTTTATCACGTGAGGTTGCCCGTAATAAGCTTCAAGCATTGAGCGCAGGATCCAAAATCATTCGTGATGAGCTAAGCGCCTAA
- a CDS encoding DUF1852 domain-containing protein, whose protein sequence is MSKPFNYSISKIRFDENYKPADSTRLTTNFANLARGESREDNLRRALTMINNRFNALAHWDNPKADRYSVEVDIISANLDVEGNGDPFPAIEMLQTTIVDHKTNERLDGIIGNSFSSYVRDYDFSVVLLEHFEKNPNTPPPASFGVLHGKLFQHLLNSDAYKANFNKQPVICLSVSTSKTYYRTANRHPILGVEYKQDEYSLTDDYFHKMGLTVRYFMPEGSVAPLAFYFAGDLLADYSDLELISAISTMETFQKIYRPEIYNANSAAAEVYQPSLKYQDYSLTQVVYDREERSQLAVKQGKFTQQTFIEPYQQTLNDWAATIEPVTVTTDKGNKTETTNKKVA, encoded by the coding sequence ATGAGCAAGCCATTTAATTATTCTATTTCAAAGATTCGTTTTGATGAAAATTATAAGCCAGCAGACAGCACACGTCTGACCACTAACTTTGCCAATTTAGCCCGTGGTGAAAGCCGTGAGGATAACTTACGCAGAGCGTTAACCATGATTAATAACCGCTTTAATGCGTTGGCGCACTGGGACAACCCAAAGGCAGACCGCTATTCGGTCGAAGTGGACATTATTTCTGCCAACTTAGATGTTGAAGGCAACGGTGACCCCTTCCCCGCCATTGAGATGCTACAAACCACCATTGTCGACCACAAAACCAATGAGCGTCTTGACGGTATCATCGGCAATAGCTTTTCATCTTATGTCCGTGACTATGACTTTAGTGTGGTGCTATTGGAGCATTTTGAAAAAAATCCAAATACGCCGCCGCCAGCAAGCTTCGGTGTGTTGCATGGCAAGCTGTTTCAGCACTTATTAAACTCTGACGCTTATAAAGCTAATTTCAATAAGCAACCGGTGATTTGCTTGAGTGTGTCAACCAGTAAGACCTATTACCGTACTGCCAACCGCCATCCAATATTAGGTGTTGAGTACAAGCAGGATGAGTACTCACTAACTGATGATTACTTCCACAAAATGGGCTTAACCGTGCGTTACTTTATGCCTGAAGGCAGTGTTGCCCCGTTGGCGTTTTATTTCGCCGGCGACCTATTGGCTGACTACAGTGACTTGGAGCTAATCAGTGCCATCAGTACCATGGAGACCTTCCAGAAGATTTATCGCCCTGAAATCTATAATGCCAACTCAGCTGCTGCTGAAGTCTATCAGCCAAGCTTGAAATACCAAGATTACTCGCTGACTCAAGTGGTGTATGACCGTGAAGAGCGCAGTCAATTGGCAGTGAAACAAGGTAAATTTACGCAACAGACCTTTATTGAGCCATATCAGCAAACCCTAAACGACTGGGCAGCGACCATTGAGCCCGTCACTGTGACTACTGATAAAGGCAATAAAACTGAAACGACCAATAAGAAAGTCGCTTAA
- the glmS gene encoding glutamine--fructose-6-phosphate transaminase (isomerizing), with protein sequence MCGIVGAIAERNISNVLLEGLKRLEYRGYDSAGLTVIRDGQLHRERQVGKVQALVDAVNDDATSFKGKIGIAHTRWATHGEPAQHNAHPHISGKVAVVHNGIVENYGPLKQEMIEKGYTFTSQTDTEVVAHLVADAYEQTQDLLKAVEKVVPRLHGAFALGVVHVDNPDELITVRLGSPLVIGVGIGENFIASDQLALLPVTNRFMYLEEGDIAVIRRDGIQVFADGKPVQRAITELDAKHHNADKGEFKHYMLKEIYEQPDAVARTLAMGIDATDLKADFLQSHEAQLAKVKHIQVLACGTSYHAGMVAKYWFENLTRLPCSVEVASEFRYRNPVVIDDTLVVCLSQSGETADTLSALRETQRRAKAGEINNLVSLSICNVATSSLVRETDIFVPTLAGVEIGVASTKAFTTQLAALMLLVLKVGKVQQRIDANELKTIVTEMHNLKGQLDKSLTLDQSIEKMSEKFEDKKSTLFLGRGVQYPIALEGALKLKEISYIHAEGYAAGELKHGPLALVDKDMPIVVLAPKDSMLDKLKANMQEVHARHGELFVFASDSSELVSDDRLHVINVPDVNEHLAPIVYSIPVQFLSYHVAVMRGTDVDQPRNLAKSVTVE encoded by the coding sequence ATGTGTGGAATCGTCGGTGCAATCGCTGAGCGTAATATCTCAAATGTTTTGCTTGAGGGCTTAAAGCGTCTAGAATACCGTGGCTATGACTCAGCTGGATTGACCGTTATCCGCGATGGTCAGCTACACCGTGAGCGTCAAGTGGGTAAGGTACAAGCCTTGGTTGATGCGGTTAATGACGATGCCACAAGCTTTAAAGGCAAAATTGGTATTGCCCATACCCGCTGGGCAACGCATGGTGAGCCAGCTCAGCATAACGCACACCCACACATTTCAGGTAAAGTGGCGGTAGTACATAACGGTATTGTCGAAAACTATGGCCCTTTAAAACAAGAAATGATTGAAAAAGGCTATACCTTTACCTCACAGACAGATACTGAAGTGGTTGCCCACTTAGTGGCTGATGCTTATGAGCAAACCCAAGATCTTCTAAAAGCCGTTGAAAAAGTAGTGCCACGTTTGCACGGTGCTTTTGCATTGGGTGTGGTGCACGTTGATAATCCAGATGAATTAATCACCGTGCGTTTAGGCTCTCCATTGGTAATCGGTGTGGGTATTGGTGAGAATTTTATAGCCTCAGATCAATTGGCACTATTGCCAGTGACTAACCGTTTTATGTACCTAGAAGAGGGTGATATTGCGGTTATTAGACGTGATGGTATTCAGGTATTCGCAGACGGTAAACCAGTACAACGTGCCATTACTGAGCTTGATGCTAAGCATCATAATGCCGACAAAGGTGAGTTTAAGCACTACATGCTTAAAGAAATCTACGAGCAGCCAGATGCCGTTGCACGTACTTTGGCAATGGGTATCGATGCCACTGATTTAAAAGCAGACTTTTTACAATCTCACGAAGCGCAGCTGGCAAAAGTTAAACACATTCAGGTGTTGGCTTGTGGTACCAGTTATCATGCGGGTATGGTAGCCAAGTATTGGTTCGAGAATCTAACGCGTCTGCCATGTTCAGTAGAAGTTGCCAGTGAGTTCCGCTATCGTAACCCAGTGGTCATCGATGACACCTTAGTGGTGTGCTTATCGCAGTCAGGCGAAACTGCTGATACGCTATCTGCACTGCGAGAAACTCAGCGCAGAGCCAAAGCAGGTGAAATTAATAACTTGGTGAGCTTAAGTATTTGTAACGTGGCGACCTCATCACTGGTTCGTGAAACTGATATTTTTGTTCCGACATTGGCTGGCGTGGAGATTGGTGTGGCTTCAACTAAAGCCTTTACCACTCAATTGGCCGCTTTGATGTTATTAGTGTTGAAAGTGGGTAAGGTGCAACAGCGCATTGATGCCAATGAGCTTAAAACTATTGTTACCGAGATGCACAACCTAAAAGGTCAGCTGGATAAGAGCTTAACGCTGGATCAGTCGATTGAGAAGATGAGTGAGAAGTTCGAAGACAAGAAGAGTACTTTATTCTTAGGCCGCGGTGTGCAGTATCCTATCGCATTAGAGGGTGCATTAAAGCTTAAAGAAATCTCTTATATTCATGCTGAAGGCTATGCAGCCGGCGAGCTCAAGCATGGTCCATTGGCATTAGTTGATAAAGACATGCCGATTGTGGTGCTTGCGCCAAAAGACAGCATGCTTGATAAATTAAAAGCCAATATGCAAGAAGTGCATGCGCGCCACGGAGAGTTGTTTGTGTTTGCGAGTGATTCAAGCGAGCTTGTGAGCGATGACAGACTGCATGTGATTAATGTACCGGATGTTAATGAGCACTTAGCACCGATTGTTTATAGCATCCCAGTGCAGTTCCTGTCATATCACGTGGCAGTCATGCGTGGTACCGATGTCGATCAGCCACGTAACCTTGCTAAGAGTGTGACAGTAGAGTAA
- a CDS encoding sulfite exporter TauE/SafE family protein: MELIIFFIIGALAGFAAGLFGVGGGTIIVPLLFIVFTQMGYPADSIMHLALGTSLATIIVTSISSLMAHNKKGSVIWPVFKHLAPGMALGCFFGAGVAGKISGEHLQLIVGIFLLWVAFRMFRKSKKSAPVANAQATSTSTTALNDTDPAAVVLPSTPKQLAAGGVIGIASAIFGIGGGSLTVPYLTHYGVVMQKAVGTSAACGLPIAIFGALGFMIFGMQQQLDVPNTIGFVHIYAFLGISSMSFITAKLGAKVAHILSPALLKRCFAILLTLIGFYFLLKDLI; encoded by the coding sequence GTGGAACTAATCATATTTTTTATAATCGGTGCACTAGCAGGATTTGCTGCTGGTCTTTTTGGCGTGGGCGGCGGAACCATCATCGTACCCCTACTGTTTATCGTCTTTACCCAAATGGGTTATCCAGCTGATTCAATTATGCATTTGGCGTTGGGTACGTCATTGGCGACCATTATTGTGACCTCTATTAGCTCGTTAATGGCTCACAATAAAAAAGGCTCGGTAATATGGCCTGTGTTTAAACACTTAGCACCGGGCATGGCGCTTGGTTGCTTCTTTGGTGCTGGAGTCGCCGGCAAAATATCTGGCGAGCATCTGCAGCTGATCGTTGGTATATTCTTGCTGTGGGTCGCTTTTCGTATGTTTCGTAAAAGCAAAAAGTCAGCACCTGTTGCCAATGCGCAAGCGACCAGTACCAGTACTACTGCGTTAAACGACACTGATCCAGCGGCTGTTGTCTTACCATCAACACCAAAGCAATTGGCTGCTGGCGGGGTGATTGGTATTGCGTCTGCTATTTTTGGTATCGGCGGCGGTAGCTTAACCGTGCCTTACCTAACTCACTATGGTGTGGTGATGCAAAAGGCGGTCGGCACCTCTGCTGCTTGCGGTTTACCGATTGCTATATTTGGCGCATTGGGCTTTATGATATTTGGTATGCAGCAACAGTTGGATGTTCCTAACACTATTGGCTTTGTTCATATTTACGCATTTTTAGGTATTAGTAGCATGAGCTTCATTACCGCCAAGCTCGGCGCAAAAGTGGCTCATATCTTATCGCCAGCCCTATTAAAAAGATGCTTTGCGATATTATTAACCCTCATTGGCTTTTACTTTTTGCTTAAAGATTTAATCTAG
- the glmU gene encoding bifunctional UDP-N-acetylglucosamine diphosphorylase/glucosamine-1-phosphate N-acetyltransferase GlmU, whose amino-acid sequence MNDTLTTIILAAGKGTRMQSSKPKVLQTLAHKPLLAHVLDTCQTIQVDKTIVVYGFGGDQVQAEMTDYSVSWVEQTEQLGTGHAVKVTLDELPQTGKSLILYGDVPLVSAETLTRLKQANVDGMSMLTLTVDNPFGLGRIKRDDQGNIVAIVEQKDANEQEQAIREINSGIYCVDNALLHKYLPNLSNDNAQQEYYLTDIVKMAVADGIAITAIEPEHEFEIEGVNNRQQLAQLERRWQAKLVEDLQVKGVQFADPTRVDIRGQVNVGQDVYVDINVVFEGQVTLGDNVTIEAGCVIKDTEIGDHVHLKPYCVCDQAQIGDHASIGPFAHLRPQTQLGKHTKLGNFVEIKKSTIGDGSKVNHLSYVGDAQIGANVNFGAGAITCNYDGVNKHQTVIGDQAFIGTNTCLVAPVTIGRTATIGAGSVITKNVEDNALAIGRGRQVQKDNYQRPVKK is encoded by the coding sequence ATGAACGATACGCTTACCACCATTATTCTTGCTGCCGGTAAAGGTACCCGCATGCAATCGTCTAAACCTAAGGTATTACAAACATTGGCGCACAAGCCATTGTTGGCACACGTGCTCGATACCTGTCAAACTATTCAGGTGGACAAAACCATCGTGGTTTATGGTTTTGGTGGTGATCAAGTTCAAGCAGAAATGACAGATTATAGTGTCAGTTGGGTTGAGCAAACAGAACAGCTTGGCACAGGTCATGCGGTAAAAGTCACTTTAGATGAGCTACCGCAAACCGGCAAAAGCCTTATCTTATACGGCGATGTGCCTTTAGTCAGTGCAGAGACTCTGACTCGACTTAAGCAGGCCAATGTCGATGGCATGTCGATGCTAACATTGACTGTGGATAATCCTTTTGGTCTTGGCCGTATTAAGCGTGATGACCAAGGCAATATCGTGGCTATTGTTGAGCAAAAAGATGCCAATGAACAAGAGCAAGCCATTCGTGAAATTAACAGCGGCATTTATTGTGTTGATAATGCATTGCTGCATAAATATCTGCCTAACCTGTCCAATGACAATGCGCAGCAGGAATACTATTTAACCGATATCGTAAAAATGGCGGTTGCTGATGGTATCGCCATTACTGCCATTGAGCCTGAACATGAGTTTGAGATTGAAGGGGTTAATAACCGTCAACAGCTTGCGCAACTAGAACGTCGCTGGCAAGCCAAGCTGGTAGAAGATTTACAAGTTAAAGGCGTTCAGTTCGCTGATCCGACACGCGTTGATATTCGTGGGCAGGTCAATGTTGGCCAAGATGTTTATGTCGATATCAATGTGGTATTTGAAGGACAGGTGACACTGGGTGATAATGTCACTATTGAAGCCGGCTGTGTTATCAAAGACACTGAGATCGGTGATCACGTACATCTAAAACCTTATTGTGTTTGTGATCAAGCGCAAATCGGCGATCATGCCAGCATTGGACCTTTTGCGCATTTACGCCCGCAGACGCAACTGGGTAAACACACCAAGCTGGGTAACTTCGTTGAGATTAAAAAATCAACAATCGGTGATGGTAGTAAAGTAAACCATTTAAGTTATGTTGGCGATGCGCAAATTGGTGCAAACGTTAATTTTGGCGCCGGTGCTATTACCTGTAACTATGATGGGGTTAACAAACATCAAACTGTTATCGGTGATCAAGCGTTTATTGGTACCAATACCTGTTTAGTAGCGCCTGTAACTATTGGGCGTACTGCTACTATTGGTGCGGGTTCAGTGATTACCAAGAATGTTGAAGACAATGCTTTGGCCATTGGTCGTGGTCGTCAGGTTCAAAAAGACAATTACCAACGTCCAGTTAAAAAGTAG
- a CDS encoding flavin reductase, which produces MIEATDFRNGMSLLATAVNVVTTEGAAGRYGFTASAVCSVTDTPPTLLVCMNQATRSHANFVENKTLSVNVLGAHQEHISNAFASPLDSEQRFEHGSWTKLETGSPILEEALVSFDCEIESTQTVGTHSVFMCRVVAIKQENAPSTPKPKPLESLQPSNVDIQSLIYFNRAYHHVG; this is translated from the coding sequence ATGATTGAAGCAACCGACTTTAGAAACGGAATGTCTTTGCTGGCCACAGCCGTCAATGTGGTAACCACCGAAGGTGCCGCTGGTCGTTATGGGTTTACCGCATCTGCTGTGTGCAGTGTGACTGACACGCCGCCCACTTTACTGGTGTGTATGAATCAGGCCACGCGCTCGCATGCCAACTTTGTAGAGAATAAGACATTGAGCGTCAATGTACTGGGCGCACATCAAGAGCATATATCCAATGCTTTTGCCTCTCCGCTAGACTCAGAGCAGCGCTTCGAACATGGCAGCTGGACTAAGCTTGAAACCGGATCGCCCATATTAGAAGAGGCGTTGGTTAGCTTTGATTGTGAAATAGAAAGTACTCAAACGGTAGGCACCCATAGTGTATTTATGTGCCGAGTGGTCGCTATCAAACAAGAAAATGCGCCCAGCACACCAAAACCAAAACCGCTTGAGTCGTTACAGCCATCAAACGTGGACATACAAAGTTTGATTTACTTTAATCGAGCGTATCATCACGTGGGCTAA
- a CDS encoding fructose bisphosphate aldolase yields the protein MSYQQQLQRIKNDIGFIAALDQSGGSTPKALRMYGVEESEYSNDDEMFAKVHEMRTRIMTCDTFDSGRVLGAILFEDTMDREVNGKPTANYLWEDKNIVPFLKVDKGLADQVDGVQMMKPMPGLAALLEKAKNYPIFGTKMRSVIHEASQSGIEAVVQQQFDVAKQILSEGFMPIVEPEVNIESKDKLECEVLLKEELLRNLDSLDDDHQVMLKLTLPEEQGFYKEVIEHPRVLKVVALSGGYSREESCERLKQNPGIIASFSRAFTEGLSKSQTDEEFSATIDASIDKIYTASKV from the coding sequence ATGAGCTATCAACAGCAGTTACAACGCATCAAAAATGACATCGGCTTTATCGCAGCTTTAGACCAAAGTGGCGGCAGTACACCAAAAGCATTGCGCATGTATGGTGTAGAGGAAAGCGAGTATTCAAACGATGACGAAATGTTTGCCAAAGTTCATGAAATGCGCACGCGTATCATGACTTGCGACACATTTGATAGTGGCCGTGTACTAGGCGCTATTTTGTTTGAGGATACTATGGACCGTGAAGTGAACGGTAAGCCAACCGCTAACTATCTTTGGGAAGATAAAAACATCGTTCCATTCTTAAAAGTTGATAAAGGCTTAGCTGATCAGGTAGATGGCGTTCAGATGATGAAGCCTATGCCAGGTTTAGCGGCACTACTTGAGAAAGCGAAAAACTATCCAATCTTTGGTACTAAAATGCGCTCAGTCATTCATGAAGCGAGCCAAAGCGGTATCGAAGCTGTCGTACAACAGCAGTTCGATGTGGCTAAGCAGATTTTGTCAGAAGGCTTTATGCCAATCGTTGAGCCTGAAGTAAACATCGAAAGCAAAGACAAGCTTGAGTGCGAAGTACTACTAAAAGAAGAGCTTCTACGTAACTTGGACAGCTTAGATGACGATCATCAAGTGATGTTAAAGCTAACATTGCCTGAAGAACAAGGCTTCTACAAAGAAGTAATCGAGCATCCACGTGTGCTTAAAGTAGTTGCTCTATCAGGCGGTTACAGCCGTGAAGAGTCATGTGAGCGTCTAAAACAGAACCCAGGTATTATTGCTAGCTTCTCGCGCGCATTCACTGAAGGTCTGTCTAAGAGCCAAACTGATGAAGAGTTCTCAGCGACCATCGATGCGTCAATTGATAAAATCTACACAGCCTCTAAAGTATAA
- a CDS encoding META domain-containing protein codes for MKILNPLMLTATLTVAALAAGCQTTTTTSVSHPKITTYPMDNTVLQAYNWQLVDAKMNSGEKVNALFIDPAKPLTLNFMQADGNNMVSFMNTCNNMSANYRIENDSVTLGNVMSTMMACPDPEAQFDAAAMKAVVGKYTLSQSTNKVPMLVITNDNQVSHFQAVPKAQ; via the coding sequence ATGAAAATTCTTAATCCATTAATGTTAACCGCAACCCTTACTGTAGCGGCACTTGCAGCAGGTTGTCAAACCACCACAACTACCTCAGTATCACACCCAAAAATTACCACTTATCCAATGGATAACACCGTCCTTCAAGCTTATAACTGGCAATTAGTAGATGCCAAGATGAACAGTGGCGAAAAAGTAAATGCCCTATTTATCGATCCTGCCAAGCCATTGACCCTTAACTTTATGCAAGCCGATGGCAATAATATGGTTAGCTTTATGAATACCTGTAATAACATGTCTGCCAACTATCGCATCGAAAATGACAGCGTAACATTAGGCAATGTGATGAGCACCATGATGGCGTGTCCTGATCCAGAAGCTCAGTTTGACGCAGCCGCCATGAAAGCAGTAGTTGGTAAATACACTCTAAGCCAAAGCACCAATAAAGTGCCTATGTTAGTAATTACCAATGACAATCAAGTGTCTCACTTCCAAGCGGTACCAAAAGCGCAATAA